The following DNA comes from Macaca thibetana thibetana isolate TM-01 chromosome 14, ASM2454274v1, whole genome shotgun sequence.
TTTAGTGCCTGTCGAATGCCCCCCAGCCACCAGCTGGACCACAGCAAGCTCCTGGGGTGAGTACCTGCTGGGAAGTGCGTTGGGGCTTTGCCCAGATCCCCAGTGTAGCCTAATGCCACGTTCTTTACTTTCCCTCCCTGCCTGTGGGTGCTAGACCACCTGCCTTAATGCCTCCCGTCTTCTCATGAAGGAGCTGGTTAATATTTAGGGGAGAGCACTGGACGAGGAGTCGGACCTAGTTTCTAGTTATTGAAGCTGGGTGATCTTGGGAAGCATCTTTAAGCCTTGCTTTCCTCACCTTTCAAAAGGGATAATAATACAAGCCTCTTTCCTTACAGGAGAAACAGCATATGAAAAGGAAGGACTTTTGTCCAGATGTGAGGATTGACTATTATAATCCTGTGGTGTTTCTGAGATGGATGCAGTTGTTTATCATTTATAAGAATCATTAGTGTTGTCTTATTTTGTGCCTTTAGTGTCAGTGGTTTCTGTACCAATGTGGGTTCTGCGAGCCAAACATACATAATAACTCTGGCCGGACCAGACATGTCCTGACTCAGGGCTGAAGACTGGTTGAATGCCGAGGCTTGAAAGACCCGTTTATGGTTGAGCCAGCTCTGGGCTCACAGGCGAGCAAACTCACCTCCTGCTGTTGTCCTCGGGGTGTGTAGTAGAGTGAGACCATCTTGCCctgctttctgttttctattgGTAAATTTTAGAAAGATGCACTCCTTTCCTGACCAGATTGAAGCACTCTGAAATGTAAAATTCTGGCACTGTCCCAAGCCGCTCTTTGAGATCCTGGATGATTGCGTGCGAGCAGGAGGAAGTGTGAGCTGAGGGACAGACCCAGGGGGCAGCGGCAGAAGGGGAAGGGCCTGAATTGGGAGTCTCAGCCAGTCCTGGCAAGCCAGGGCCACAAGCTGGGTCTTCCAGTGCCATCTAGGAATTCTCTCTCTCTAGTCTTCTGAATGCTCTTCCCGCTGCTCCTCACAAGGCAGGCAGAGCCTTGTCCAAGCCCGCCGCGTGGCCCAGCCAGAATGGGCAAGAGCTTGGCCTGGGGCTGGCAGAGGAGGCACATGGCCTTTTCTGTagttctttctgtgtctgatgtACCAGGTGACAGCCTTCTGCCCAGATAATAAGTGAAGTGGGAGGAAGTCCGTGGGTGGGGGTAGAAAGCACCTGGTTTTCAGGAGACAGCTTGCTGGGGAGGCCACGCCCACCCCGGGGCGTCCTTGGCTTCAGGAAGTCCTCGACATCAGCTGCTGCTTGTCCTCCATCACTTCTGTCCTGGTCACAGTCCCTGCTGAGGGCAGCAGGGTGCTTCCATCGTGGAGCACTTTGTCCCGTTTTCAGTCAGATTATCTCAGACGTGGCTCTTCCCAGCTGTCCACCTGGAGGTTGGAATAGAAAGTGCGtgaagcagccaggcatggtggctcatgcctgtaatcccagcactttgggaggccgaggcaggcggatcatgaggtcaggagattgagaccaacctggctaacacggtgaaaccctgtctctactaaaaatacagctgggcatggtggtgggtgcctgtagtcccagctactcgggaggctgaggcagaatggtgtgaacccgggaggcagagatcgcgctactgcactccagcctgggtgacagagcgagactccatctcaaaaaaaaaagtgcctgaaGCTTGGAATCAAATTCAGAAGACACATTCAACTTCAGCTCTGCACCTCCTGCTAGCTGCGTGCCTTGGGGCAGGTCTTTTCCAAGCCCTGTAAAAATGAGacttgtggccaggcgtggtggctcatgcctatagtcccggcactttgggaggctgaggcgggaggatcatgaggtcaggagatcgagaccaacctggctaacatggtgaaaccccgtctctactaaagatacaaaaattagccaggcatgatggtgcaggcctgtaatcccggctactcagggtaatcccagctactcaagaggctgaggcaggagaactgcttgaacccgggaggcggaggttgcggtgagcccagatcgtgccatttcactgcagcctgggtgacagagtgagactctgtctcaaaaaaaaagaggccgggcatggtggctcacgcctgtaatcccagcactttgggaggccgagacaggtggattatgaggtcaggagattgagaccatcctggccaacatggtgaaacctcatctctactaaaaacataaaaattagctgggcatggtggcgtgcgcctgtaatcccagctactcaggaggctgaggcaaaaggatcgcttgaacccgggaggtggaggttgcagtcagctgagatcccgccactgcactccagcttgggcgacagagcgagactttgtctcaaaaaaacaaacaaacaggccaggtgcggtggctcaagcctgtaatcccagcactttgggaagccgagacgggcagatcacgaggtcaggagatcgagaccatcctggctaacacggtgaaaccccgtctctaccaaaaaatacaaaaaactagccgggcgaggtggcggcgctgtagtcccagctactcgggaggctgaggcaggagaatggagtaaacccgggaggcggagcttgcagtgagctgagatccggccactgcactccagcctgggccacagagcgagactccgtctcaaaacaaacaaacaaacaaaaaaagacttgtGCCCACCTCCCAGGGTTGTTGTGGGCATTAGGTAAGAACACacgactgggcatggtggctcacgcctgtaatcccagcactttgggaggcgaaagcaggtggatcacgaggtcaggagttcaagaccagcctgaccaacatggagaaaccctgtctctactaaaaatacaaaattagccgggtgtggtggcgggcacctgtaatcccagctgcttaggaggctgaggcaggagaatcacctgaacccgggaggcggaggttgcagtgagccaagatcatgccattgcacttcagcctgggcaacaagagtgaaactccatctcaaaacaaacaaacaaaagaatatacatgaAATCcattgtgtacatttttaaagcattataatTTAGAGAgcttagaaaaatatatgtagccataaagaaaaaatatatagataactgtgaaaaataaaaggtcTCCCACACACTCACCATCTAGAGAGAAAgttactgttaatatttttgtgtagtaatttcctatttttttaataatgtatatgGAACTGTATAGTCAGTTtggtatctttttttatttttattttttttgagaccgagccttgctctgtcacccaggctggagtgcagtggcatggtattggctcactgcaacctccacctcctgagttcaagcgattcccctgcctcagcctcccaagtagctgggattacaggcgtgtaccaccacactcagctaatttttgtattttcagtagagagagggtttcatcatgttggccaggctggtcttgaactccccacctccggtgatctgcccatctctgcctcccaaattgctaggattacaggtgtgaggcaccacacccagcctggttttGTATCTTACATAACACTTTTTTTCTGAGCATTAAACATTCTTCAAAGATATCTTCTAAAAAACCTTTTACTGACATCTAATATGCCGGCAGAAAAGTGAATACATTATAAGTGTACTGTGTGAATTTTCAAAACCCGAACACATCTGTGTCACTCACACCCTACAAAGGGTATAACCGCTGTTCTGACATCTGACTTCACAGATTCATTCTGTCTGCAGAAATGTCCTGTGAGCTGTTCTATGTATGGTTGTCACGTGGTTGATTTAACCAATTCCCTGCTGTTGCAGTTAGCTTGacactagattttttttcccccatcataAAATGGGCCATGAAGAACAGCCTTCTACAAAAATGTTTCTGTTCATCTCGGATTCTTTCCTTAGGACAAACTCCCAGACATATTTTTACAGGGTCAGAGAGTATGAGCATTTTATAGCTTCTGATAAACATCACTTTATTTCCCTACAAAAGGCCATAACCTCCGTCAGTGGATGAGAGTATCTGTTTTCACTACAATCTTTGCTATTTTTGTAGTTGCAAAACGCAATCTCTTTATGCTACAGCTCTTTGTAAACTGCAGTGCTCAGTGTGGAGAAGCGGTAAATGACCACGTACTGGGGATCCCAGCATCAGCCACCCCACGCCTGCCTGTGTTAGCACAGCCTGGCACCCATGGGCCAGTTTTGAGCATACTCTCTCTGGGTTAGGTCAAGCTCTGGCCACTTCACCAggcttctctccttccctgcctccccttGGAAGTCCTTAGCATTCTGTctgcctagcctcccagcctggaGTAGTGTCCCTTTGGGAGCCTAGGAGCTGTTTGGCCAACTAGAAAGAGGgctttatggccaggcacagtggctcacgcctgtaatcccaccactttgggaggccaaggcgggcggatcacctgaagtcgggagttctagaccagcctgaccaacatggagaaaccccatctctactgaaaatacaaaattagctgggtgtggtggcgcatgcctataatcccagctacttgggaggctcaggcaggagaatcgcttgtacccgggaggcggaggtttcggtgagctgagattgcgccactgggcaacaagagtgaaactccatctcaaaaaaaaaaaaaaaaggaagagggctTTACATGCACCCCCCTCCCTTTCTCCAGTTCTTGTTCATTCCATCCATACCTCTCAGTGTGCTCAACACCaggtgtgtatatgtttgtgctGAGCTCGTAGATAGCGTGTTATGAGCATAATAGGGAACCAGAGGAGTTGGGGTTCTTTGGTCCACTAAAGGCCCAGTGACTGGAGCAGGTGACTCTCTGGCCACCCCATCCCCTCTCATGGGCACAGTGTTTTACCACCGGCGCTGGAGTTTGTGTGTAAAAGGCAAAGCTGTCCCGTGGTCAAGAATGCAGGCTTTcaactgggtgcagtgactcatgcctataatcccccagcactttgggaggctgaggcaggaggattacttgaggccaggaactcaagaccagcctgggcaacatagtgagacctgtctctacaaaataaaaactgaaaaaatgagccagggatggtggctcacacctgtggttcctgctactcaggaggctgaggcaggaggaaagcttaagcctgggaggtcaaggctgcagtgagctgtgatcatgccactgtgccccagcctggatgacagtaagaccttgtaaaaaaaaaaaaaaaaaaaaaaaaaaaaaaagcaggctttGGTGTTAGACACTTCACTTCCAGGATCTACcacaggctgtgtgaccttggatcaGCACTTGACCTCTCTGGTCATTGCCTCCATTTGTAGGATGGGGATTACATCAGCCTCAGTTATAAGCAAGGTATGAGATAATGTATGCGAAGTGCTTGGCAGACACTAAAAGCTTAATATTGAGAAATGGTGACTGTCATCATTATTGATTCAGGGAAATCCTGATTCAGGGGAAACGTCATTCCCATTTTCACTGCAGGCCTAGGAGTGCCTGGGTTAGGGTCCTGGTCTCCTGACATCTAGTTCCTGCTCAAGAGTGagaactgttattattattactattattgagacggagtttcactcttgttgcccaggctggagtgcagtgccacaatctctgctcactgaaacctccgcctcctgggttcaagcgattctcctgcctcagcctcccgagtagttgggattacagacatgcaccaccatgctcggctaatttttgcatttttagtagagatggggtttcaccatgttggccaggcttgtctggaactcctgacctcaggtgacgcacccgcctcagcctcccaaagtgttgggattacaggcatgagccacagcgcccggcccgaGAGCTGTTATTATTGTCATTCCTCCCCCCAGCCACTACCCTGGGTCTCCTCCACGGGAACCTGGTGACTGATTATGAGCCAGAACAGACTGTGCTAGGGGCGGGCCGTGGGGAAGGGGCTGTGACATGGCGGGAGACCCCTGGGGCTGCTTTCTGTCTTCACGGGGCTGCCCCTATGCACAGGGCAGGCCTGAGCAGGGCTTTTCCCTGGAAGGTACCTGAAGCACACCCTGGACCAGTATGTGGAGAGCGACTACACGCTGCTGTATCTGCACCACGGCCTGACCAGTGACAACAAGCCCTCCCTCAGCTGGCTCCGTGACGCCTACCGGGAGTTTGACCGCAAGTGGGTTGGGGCATGGGGCCTGCACAGGCAGATCCAGAGGCAGCGGCTCTGCCAGCTTCCGGGCTGCCCTCCACTTGGGCATGAGCTTATTCCAAGGCAGGGGGCGGCGGGGGCTGCCATCTACGTCAACGAAAAGAATCTGCAGTCAGATCACCCTGGGCTTAAAGCCGTTTCTCAGCTTATTCGCACTCTGACCTCTTgttttacttaacctctctgagcctcctgttttctaatctgtaaaatgggacagtGGGAGATGCTGCCTCCCACTCCCAGCAACCACAACCAGGGCGCAGAGGAGGCGGcagctcctccttccccctcccttcacCCCAGAGGCCAAGTCCAAGGTCTCACCTGCACCAGGAAAGCAGTCAGGAAACGAAGCACCTGGTAGTTCTCCTCGGGCAGCGTCTGGAGGACCTGCAGCGTCTCTGCCACCCTCTGGCTCTCATCAATGTCTATGAGGAAAGGGGGCCCAGCTTACAGgggccctgggctgggctggtTCAGGACGCTCTGACGCAGGCTAGAGGGGAGATCCCCCAGCAGTCTTCCCTGGGAGGCACCTAGGCCCGAAAGCCTGCAGCGCACCTGCCCTAAGTCCAGCCCCAGACCCAGCAGAAGAGAGGGGgactcttctgtaaaatgagacccTTACCTCGCATGCTGGCCATGTGTGTTCAAATCAGAAAGTATGcactgaggctgggcgcggtggctcacacctgtaatcccagcactttgggaggccgaggcggacggatcacttgaggtcaggagttcaagaccagcctggccaacatggtgaaacctcgtctctactgaatacaaaaattagctaggtgggccgggcacggtggctcaagcctgtaatcccagcactttgggaggccgaggcgggtggatcacgaggtcaggagatcgagactatcctggctaacatggtgaaaccccgtctctactaaaaatacaaaaaactagccgggcgtggtggcgggcgcctgtagtctcagctacttgggaggctgaggcgggagaatggcgtgaacccgggaggcggagcttgcagtgagccgagatcacgccactgcactccagcctgggagacacagcgagactccgtctcaaaaaaaaaaaaaaaaaaaaaaaaaaaaattagctaggtgtagtggtggatgcctgtaatcctagctactcaggaggctgaggcaggagaatagcttgaatccgggaggtggaggctgcagtgagctgagatcacactccagcctgggtgaaggaaactctgtctcaaaaaaaaaaaaaaaaaagtatgcaccAGGACCCTAGCATGGTGCCTGTCCTACCACGCCTGCTCCTGAGTTGTCCCTTCTGCCTCTGCAGGTATAAGAAGAACATCAAGGCCTTGTACATTGTGCATCCGACCATGTTCATCAAAACTCTGCTCATCCTCTTCAAGCCCCTCATCAGGTGAGTGGCCATGGGCAGGACCGGTGGTCCTGGCTTGCCTGGAACTCTGAAGCCAGGAGGCTGGGCAGCCTGGGGACCACCAGGGGCGGCTGGGCTTCGGTCTGAACTGGGTCGGTGTTGAGGGGACAGTAGAGGCCACCGGAAGGGGTCCCCACAACCCAGGCCCTTTCCTCCACCAACAGCTTCAAGTTCGGGCAGAAGATCTTCTACGTGAATTACCTGAGTGAGCTGAGCGAGCACGtgaagctggagcagctggggaTCCCTCGCCAAGTGCTCAAGTGAGGCGGGTGCGGCGGCCGGGCGCTTGTGAAGCCAGGGTCTCGAGGACGCGTGTCCTGATTCAGAGACCGCGTGGGGCTTAGGCAGAGCAAGCCCGTGTCCCGACCTCTCCCAGGTCTTTGCTGCTGTGGAAAGTGGAGTTGTTAATGGAGATCGCATGAGACGATCCTCCTGACCCCGCGTGGTCAATGCTTGATTGAACTGGCAGAGCGACTCCAGAGCCAGGCAGGGCCTGACCCACCTCCCTCTACTCCTGCAGATATGATGACTTCCTCAAATCCACACAGAAGAGCCCCGCGACAGCCCCCAAGCCCATGCCCCCACGGCCCCCCCTGCCCAACCAGCAGTTTGGAGTCTCGCTGCAGCAGTGAGTATGAAAGGTGGCTAGGCCGTGGCGGCCGGGAGGGGCTGCAGGCCTGGCTCACCAGCCTTGTTCCCGCAGCCTCCAGGAGAAGAATCCAGAGCAGGAGCCCATTCCCATTGTGCTCAGGGAGACTGTTGCCTACTTACAGGCCCACGGTGAGTGCCGGGCCTGCCTCCTCACTAGCCGGGTCTCCCGGCTCccctcaggaagctggggcagctgctgggcagggcagagggaggTCCTGCAAGCCTCAAcacccccacccagccctgcctaGAACCCCAAGACAGAGAAGGGGCAGGGAATCCAGCCGGTGCCCAGCACTTGGAGGCTCACCAGGCCCTAATATTTCCCAGCTCTCACCACCGAGGGCATCTTCCGGAGGTCGGCCAACACCCAAGTGGTCCGGGAAGTGCAGCAGAAGTACAACATGGGTGAGCGGCCCTGGGCTGTGGCAgggccatgtgtgtgtgtgactggtaGGGGCTTCTCTGCCCTCTGCTGCCCTGTAAATGAGGGTCTCCGAGTCTCTTCCTGCTGGAGGTTTCCGTGGCACTTGGTGTCACGTAAGTCCCCCTTCTGCCAGGCCTGCTGCCTTATCAGTTGGGCTCCCGGGTCCTGGATATAGGCACATTCAGAGGTGAGGAATAACGGTGGGGTGGGCCAGGCCCCACTCGCCCCAGATGGCTGGAACCTGCATTCTCTGGTcacagaggaagagggaggcaggtgTCAGAGGGGCTTGTGCAGGGTCCAAGGGCAGTCAGGCAGTGCGGCCCGCATTGTCTGCAGATGGGTGCTGCCCTTCAGGCTGCGCCGAGCTTCTCTCACGCTGCCCCCACCTCAGGGCTGCCTGTGGACTTCGACCAGTACAATGAGCTGCACCTGCCAGCAGTCATCCTCAAGACCTTCCTCCGGGAGCTTCCTGAGCCCCTGCTCACCTTTGACCTCTACCCCCATGTGGTGGGCTTCCTCAGTGAGTCCCCCTCTCTTCTGCTGGGCCTGGGGCTGGACTTAGGGCAGGTGCGCTGCAGGCTTTCGGGCCTAGGTGCCTCCCAGGGAAGACTGCTGGGGGGTCTCCCCTCTAGCCTGCGTCAGAGCGTCCTGAaccagcccagcccagggcccCTGTAAGCTGGGCCCCCTTTCCTCATAGACATTGATGAGAGCCAGAGGGTGGCAGAGACGCTGCAGGTCCTCCAGACGCTGCCCGAGGAGAACTACCAGGTGCTTCGTTTCCTGACTGCTTTCCTGGTGCAGGTGAGACCTTGGACTTGGCCTCTGGGgtgaagggagggggaaggaggagctgCCGCCTCCTCTGCGCCCTGGTTGTGGTTGCTGGGAGTGGGAGGCAGCATCTGTGGCTTTCTGCTGCAGTCCCTGATTCCCTCCACAGGTTTCTGCACACAGTGACCAGAACAAAATGACCAACACTAACCTGGCTGTTGTCTTCGGCCCTAACCTGCTGTGGGCCAAGGATGCAGCCATTACCCTCAAGGCCATTAATCCCATCAACACCTTCACCAAGTTCCTTCTGGATCACCAAGGGGAGCTGTTCCCCAGCCCGGACCCCAGGGGGCTCTGAACCTGGCCCCTGCCCCACCAGACCCTTTTCTGGTAGCCCGGGTTTGGACTCTTCCCCCTGGCATCAGGGGCCATGAAGACCCCTGGAGAGAGATGCTGGAGCCGCCCATCAGGCATGCCCTCCCCCATCTCTGTCCAGCCCGCCTCACGGCCCTGGCGGCCTCGCTGTTACCAGAAGATGTTTTTCTTCGCCTTACACTTCTCACTGCCTCTCTGGACACCTGGCTTTTGCTGGGCTCTCCAGAGCTGGGCTTGGCTCTTCTAACTGGAGAAGGACTGAGCCCCAGTAAcccttttcctgctttttctgcctctgtttcccTGGCAACTGTGGATGAATCAAATCACTGCCGGCTGGGCTGGTAGCAGGGGCCGCTCCTCCCCTCTGGATTGTTGGGAATGAGCAGCTGAGCTCCTTGGTGTGGACACTGCCCCAAGCTGAGGTGCCTCCCTGTCTGGTAGGCTGCCCTGCTTTGCAGAAGTCCCACTGCATGAAGGCCTGAGTGCAGGCACCCTTGCTCCTGTACTGCCCCCAGCAGCTCAGTCTGGGGTATTTCCCCTGCTGAGGAGTGACAGGGCTGGAGCCTGTGTCTGCTTTCTGCCTCCTTCTCTTCCACACATCCTGGGTCAGCCTTTCCCAAGTGATACTGCCCCTGGGGTGTCCTAACCCCTTGGTTCTGCTGGGACTGGTAGCTTGGATGACAGTGCTCAGAGTCCCAGCATCCACTTGAAACCTCCCTCTCCACCTTCCCGCCCCTGAGAGCTACAGTGTGCGGTGGGATCAGTGACTGGCCGGGTCAGCCTCTCCCCTCCTGGCCTCCTTTCCCACACGGGCAGATCATCAGCCTTCAGGTTCTTGTGGACCTGTCTGTTGTGGAGTCACACTGGCCCCTGCCCCGGCCAGAGGTGACTCAGTGCCTTAGGATCTCTGTGGCTCCTTCCTCCAGCTGGGGGACTCTTAAAGGGGCTGGGGTAGAGGCTGTGAGTGCCCATAGGAGGGGCAGAGATTGTGCTGATAGATCAGCCCAGATAGGTGGGTTCTAGCAATTTCCCCAGGAGATTAATGGGCTCTAGggccccccacttttttttttctgagatggagtctcactctgttgccaggctggagtgcagtggcgcaatcttggcacACCTCTGCtttcccggttcaagcgattctcctgcctcagcctcctgaatagctgggattacaggtgcacgccaccatgcctggctaatttttgtatttttagtagagacagggtttgaccatgttgtccaggatggtctcgatctcctgacctcgtgatccacccacttcagcctcccaaagtgctgggattacaggcgtgagccaccgtacctggccagcCCTGTTGTCTTTCAAAGAA
Coding sequences within:
- the ARHGAP1 gene encoding rho GTPase-activating protein 1; translation: MDPLSELQDDLTLDDTSEALNQLKLASIDEKNWPSDEMPDFPKSDDSKSSSPEPVTHLKWDDPYYDIARHQIVEVAGDDKYGRKIIVFSACRMPPSHQLDHSKLLGYLKHTLDQYVESDYTLLYLHHGLTSDNKPSLSWLRDAYREFDRKYKKNIKALYIVHPTMFIKTLLILFKPLISFKFGQKIFYVNYLSELSEHVKLEQLGIPRQVLKYDDFLKSTQKSPATAPKPMPPRPPLPNQQFGVSLQHLQEKNPEQEPIPIVLRETVAYLQAHALTTEGIFRRSANTQVVREVQQKYNMGLPVDFDQYNELHLPAVILKTFLRELPEPLLTFDLYPHVVGFLNIDESQRVAETLQVLQTLPEENYQVLRFLTAFLVQVSAHSDQNKMTNTNLAVVFGPNLLWAKDAAITLKAINPINTFTKFLLDHQGELFPSPDPRGL